A single genomic interval of Camelina sativa cultivar DH55 unplaced genomic scaffold, Cs unpScaffold02119, whole genome shotgun sequence harbors:
- the LOC104774236 gene encoding piezo-type mechanosensitive ion channel homolog isoform X2, translating into MASFLVGFLLPSLLLAAALINWSVISFVDLIAFLLVHYIAPEIGYRFQRRHWLLWPIFIFSFAVFLAQLVYLLIWAAVGQDWDTAETGWMRLLGFMILNSWRNPTVMYFLALQLLTSLVALADIYSSRFGFARWRDTWWSPFSGIFEHLVMSIFTKNKLHLVPFLFPS; encoded by the exons ATGGCGAGTTTTTTGGTGGGCTTCTTGTTGCCTTCGCTACTTCTCGCAG CCGCACTTATTAACTGGAGTGTGATATCCTTTGTTGATTTGATAGCTTTCCTCCTCGTTCACTATATTGCACCTGAAATTG GATACCGTTTTCAGAGGAGGCATTGGCTATTATGGCCcattttcatcttttcatttGCAGTATTTCTTGCTCAACTGGTGTACCTTCTCATCTGGGCTGCTGTAGGTCAAGACTGGGATACAGCAGAGACTGGCTGGATGAGACTTCTCGGCTTTATGAT ATTAAACTCTTGGAGAAACCCCACTGTTATGTATTTCTTGGCTTTACAACTACTAACATCACTAGTTGCTTTAGCTGACATATATAGTAGTAGATTCGGTTTCGCTCGATGGCGGGACACATGGTGGTCCCCCTTCTCAGGAATTTTCGAACATCTAG TAATGTCTATTTTTACGAAGAATAAGCTTCATCTGGTACCTTTTCTCTTTCCATCTTGA